In Silene latifolia isolate original U9 population chromosome X, ASM4854445v1, whole genome shotgun sequence, the following proteins share a genomic window:
- the LOC141617692 gene encoding uncharacterized protein LOC141617692, translated as MKIASWNIRGFNCPLKHSEVKDYLVVNKLDIMALLETRVKEHKASKIIKKKFSNWHVLIHFKVNHHESCSTFHLSIVYGCNDPLDRHRLWSSLVAASTAEPWLVLGDFNVDMLDFNDCLGSCHLDDLTCTGVDMTWTNKQDSEPGISDHSPILVQVSHDQKVAKRFSFLTSWAGHPDYLHTVKTAWETLLQGSPMYCFFQKLKSVKHALTHFHKQHFSNISQRVQTAKDALVECQHNLASNPFSDSLIQEERLLIAEYTKLKDHEFSILSQRAKIRDIQDSDCSSKYFFAKISERTHQQVIGGIHDHHGKLHMGFSSVSAAFNQYYQDLLGHSSTTTPLDTDFISSGAVVNSSDSHFLIREISPAEIRDALFSMDSNSGPGIDGFSAGFFKSAWNIIAKDFCKAVNQFFSSGRMSKQANSTVISLIPKKDIPNAVTDYRPISCCTVFYKTVSKILANRLQSILPSIVGPEQAAFVKGRSIFENIMLSQTLVKGYNRATISPRCMIKVDIRKAFDSLQWSFIANMLSGLGFPKQFIDWVLGCIQTPWGDVPSVAAVKSTLSFFAELSGLHAKIEKTNMYFGGVPPKVKEAMLAATGFSDGQFPFRYLGVPLSTSRISVSMFDSLILKIKNSIQHWSSKFLTYAGRVEEWCLKSRRISVCPGMQEASISKTSPLRMMLCSSQDSFSSSLKGILAVRDRLVALAGNITNAYSLINSWYSHGKFRVTAAYSYLRGVVLACPWTAALTHPRIIPSHKIICSLAAQQKLATVDNLQSRGFYMVNRCSLCEIALEDHAHLFFNCSFSKDVWHQLLQWMGMHRAGSCLLAELEQANFRSKHNWRMAWFYTSLAAAVYQLWSERNSRLFRGRKAAVTEIVSRVKFLVSTRLLMWTSHKHYSVIAASL; from the exons ATGAAGATTGCTTCCTGGAATATAAGAGGGTTCAACTGTCCTTTAAAACATAGTGAAGTTAAAGATTACTTAGTGGTTAATAAGCTTGATATTATGGCTCTCTTGGAAACCAGGGTTAAGGAGCATAAAgcttcaaaaatcattaaaaagaAGTTTAGTAATTGGCATGTG CTTATTCACTTTAAGGTGAACCATCATGAATCTTGCTCTACTTTTCATTTGAGCATTGTCTATGGGTGTAATGATCCTCTGGATAGGCATAGACTATGGTCCAGTCTTGTTGCAGCTTCCACTGCAGAACCTTGGTTGGTGCTTGGTGATTTTAATGTG GATATGCTTGATTTCAATGATTGTCTTGGTTCCTGCCATCTTGATGATCTTACTTGCACTGGGGTTGATATGACTTGGACTAATAAGCAGGATTCT GAGCCTGGTATATCTGACCACTCTCCTATTTTAGTCCAAGTTTCTCATGACCAAAAGGTTGCTAAGAGGTTTAGTTTTCTTACTAGTTGGGCTGGGCATCCTGACTATTTACATACTGTCAAGACAGCTTGGGAAACTCTATTACAGGGAAGTCCTATGTACTGCTTCTTCCAGAAATTAAAAAGTGTCAAGCATGCTCTTACCCACTTTCATAAGCAGCATTTTAGTAATATATCTCAAAGAGTTCAGACTGCTAAAGATGCTTTGGTGGAGTGTCAACACAATCTTGCTTCAAATCCTTTCTCTGATAGTCTTATTCAGGAGGAAAGGCTCTTAATTGCTGAGTATACCAAGCTTAAAGATCATGAGTTCTCAATCCTCTCTCAAAGAGCTAAAATAAGGGATATCCAGGACTCTGATTGTAGTTCTAAGTATTTTTTTGCAAAAATTTCTGAGAGAACTCATCAGCAGGTTATTGGTGGCATCCATGATCACCATGGCAAGCTTCATATGGGTTTTTCTTCTGTTAGTGCTGCTTTTAATCAGTATTATCAGGACCTGCTGGGGCACAGCTCTACTACCACCCCTTTAGATACTGATTTTATCTCTTCTGGAGCTGTGGTTAACTCTTCAGATAGCCATTTCCTGATTAGGGAGATCTCTCCTGCTGAAATCAGAGATGCACTCTTTAGTATGGACTCTAATAGTGGTCCTGGAATTGATGGTTTCTCAGCTGGGTTCTTTAAATCTGCCTGGAACATCATTGCCAAGGATTTTTGCAAAGCTGTGAATCAATTTTTTTCTTCTGGCAGGATGTCTAAGCAGGCTAACTCAACTGTTATTTCTCTGATTCCTAAGAAGGACATACCTAATGCTGTCACTGATTATAGGCCTATCTCTTGCTGCACTGTCTTCTATAAGACAGTTAGTAAGATCCTAGCTAATAGGCTTCAAAGTATTCTTCCTTCCATTGTTGGTCCTGAACAAGCTGCCTTTGTTAAAGGTAGAAGCATTTTTGAGAACATAATGCTATCTCAAACTTTGGTCAAAGGTTACAATAGGGCTACAATTTCCCCTCGCTGCATGATCAAGGTGGACATTAGGAAGGCCTTTGATTCCCTCCAATGGTCTTTTATTGCTAATATGCTTTCAGGCTTGGGTTTCCCTAAGCAATTCATTGACTGGGTGCTTGGCTGCATTCAAACTCCTTG GGGAGATGTTCCCTCTGTTGCAGCAGTTAAGAGTACTCTGAGTTTTTTTGCTGAGCTTTCTGGGCTTCATGCTAAAATTGAGAAAACTAACATGTATTTTGGAGGGGTGCCTCCTAAAGTTAAGGAGGCTATGCTTGCAGCAACTGGTTTCTCTGATGGGCAGTTCCCCTTCAGATACTTAGGAGTCCCATTGTCCACTTCTAGAATCTCAGTGTCAATGTTTGATTCCCTCATTCTCAAGATTAAGAATTCTATCCAACATTGGTCCTCTAAATTCCTTACCTATGCTGGTAGG GTAGAAGAATGGTGTTTAAAAAGTAGAAGGATATCTGTCTGCCCTGGGATGCAGGAGGCTTCAATATCAAAGACCTCTCCACTTAGAATGATGCTTTGCAGT TCCCAGGACAGTTTCTCCTCTAGTCTTAAGGGAATCCTGGCTGTAAGGGACAGGCTAGTTGCTCTAGCAGGTAACATTACTAATGCTTATTCTCTGATTAATAGCTGGTACTCTCATGGTAAATTCAGAGTTACTGCAGCCTACAGCTATTTGAGAGGTGTTGTCTTAGCTTGTCCCTGGACTGCAGCTCTGACTCATCCTCGTATTATTCCAAGTCACAAGATTATTTGTTCATTGGCAGCTCAACAGAAATTGGCAACTGTGGACAATCTGCAGAGTAGAGGGTTTTATATGGTTAATCGTTGTTCTCTCTGTGAAATTGCCCTTGAGGATCATGCTCATTTGTTCTTTAATTGCTCTTTCTCTAAGGACGTTTGGCACCAGCTTCTGCAGTGGATGGGTATGCACCGTGCTGGTTCATGTTTACTTGCTGAACTTGAACAAGCTAATTTTCGAAGTAAACACAATTGGAGGATGGCCTGGTTCTATACTTCGTTGGCAGCTGCTGTTTATCAACTCTGGAGTGAACGTAATTCTCGTCTTTTTAGAGGAAGAAAGGCTGCAGTTACTGAAATAGTTAGCAGGGTTAAGTTTCTTGTTTCTACAAGACTCTTAATGTGGACTAGTCATAAGCACTATTCAGTTATAGCTGCTAGTTTATGA
- the LOC141617693 gene encoding replication protein A 70 kDa DNA-binding subunit D-like — protein sequence MVLTVLIILVVLTKELNSKKSDWKLKVRISRLWDVESPKKRGFIIFTDMVLIDEEGAYVHASLRGEAAPKLRQKLVEGKIYIMKNFEVVPNKDEYRVVSDSKIMLNFQFDTFVKMVNEGENIIPKHRFDFMPFDLFDQRRNNFTVLSDIFGRIVDEFGTDSDKEIEIEDQGGKRVRVKLWSRCSIDYTEQKKKLAVENKLKIVTITSIMARDYNGFLSLAASSASKVYINLDINEVTELKTHIREESFSPFPQKKWRGHFLLMVQIVFGYHRTLKISGGNNEDDTIDIPKIHSQDMVCQKMDIQSIIDYCKTEYK from the exons atggttctcacagttctcattatactagtggttctcaccAAG GAGTTAAACTCGAAGAAAAGTGATTGGAAATTAAAAGTTCGTATTTCCCGACTATGGGATGTTGAAAGTCCTAAGAAACGGGGATTTATTATTTTTACTGATATGGTTCTAATTGATGAAGAG GGTGCATATGTTCACGCTTCCCTACGAGGTGAGGCCGCTCCAAAATTGCGTCAAAAATTAGTTGAAGGGAAAATCTACATAATGAAGAACTTTGAGGTCGTACCTAACAAAGACGAATATCGTGTTGTAAGCGATAGCAAAATAATGTTAAATTTTCAATTCGACACGTTTGTCAAAATGGTTAATGAAGGAGAAAATATCATACCTAAACATAGGTTTGATTTCATGCCGTTTGACCTTTTTGATCAACGTCGAAACAATTTCACTGTTTTAAGTG ATATATTTGGAAGAATTGTTGATGAATTTGGTACAGATAGCGACAAAGAAATTGAAATAGAGGATCAAGG AGGAAAACGTGTAAGAGTGAAGTTGTGGAGTCGATGTTCCATTGATTATACGGAGCAAAAAAAGAAGCTTGCCGTTGAAAATAAACTCAAGATAGTAACAATAACATCAATTATGGCAAGAGATTATAATG GTTTTCTCAGCTTAGCCGCATCTTCGGCAAGCAAGGTGTACATTAACCTTGACATTAATGAGGTTACTGAGTTGAAGACACATATAAGGGAGGAgagtttctctccatttcctcaaaagaaatggagaggccattTCCTTTTGATGGTGCAGATCGTATTCGGGTATCATCGAACACTCAAAATTTCTGG GGGAAATAACGAGGATGACACAATTGATATCCCTAAGATTCACTCCCAGGATATGGTTTGTCAAAAGATGGATATCCAGAGCATTATAGATTATTGCAAAACAGAATATAAATAG